From a single Raphanus sativus cultivar WK10039 chromosome 3, ASM80110v3, whole genome shotgun sequence genomic region:
- the LOC108847073 gene encoding E3 ubiquitin-protein ligase KEG isoform X2 gives MVGAAKKMKVPCCSVCHTRYNEDERVPLLLQCGHGFCKDCLSKMFSSSSDTSLPCPRCRHVSIVGNSVQGLRKNFAMLALITASGGGGGGDFDCDYTDSDDEDEEEDEADDCYGASSSSRGGDGKGSCGPVIEVGAHPEVKLAKRIGEEEEEGGGGVEMWDATVAGRRCKHRVAVKKVTLTEEMDVDWMQGQLEGLRKASMWCRNVCTFHGVVKMDGSLCLLMDRCFGSVQSEMERNEGRLTLEQILRYGADVARGVAELHAAGVICMNIKPSNLLLDASGNAVVSDYGLAPILKKPTWQKTRPEFDSSKVTPCSTDCVTLSPHYTAPEAWGPVKKLFWEDASGVSPESDAWSFGCTLVEMCTGSTPWDGLSREEIFQAVVKARKVPPQYERIVGVGIPRELWKMIGECLQFKPSKRPTFNAMLATFLRHLQEIPRSPSASPDNGFIKVCGVNVVEETRATNMGVLPDNPINLHRVVLEGDSEGVRNILAKAATGSGGSSVRFLLEAQNADGQSALHLACRRGSVELVEAILEYGEANVDIVDKDGDPPLVFALAAGSPQCVHVLIRKGANVRSRLREGSGPSVAHVCSYHGQPDCMRELLVAGADPNAVDDEGETVLHRAVTKKYTDCAIVILENGGSRSMAVSNAKGLTPLHMCVSTWNVAVIKRWVEVSSPEEISQAINIPSPVGTALCMAAAIRKDHEKGRELVQILLAAGADPTAQDAQHGRTALHTAAMANNVELVRVILDAGVNANIRNVHNTIPLHMALARGANACVSLLLESGSDCNIQDDEGDNAFHIAADAAKMIRENLDWLIVMLKRPDAAVDVRNHSGKTVRDFLEALPREWISEDLMEALLKRGVHLSPTIYEIGDWVKFKRGITTPLHGWQGAKPKSVGFVQTILEKEDMIVAFCSGEARVLASEVVKLIPLDRGQHVRLRNDVKEPRFGWRGQSRDSVGTVLCVDEDGILRVGFPGASRGWKADPAEMERVEEFKVGDWVRIRQNLTSAKHGFGSVVPGSMGIVYCVRPDSSLLVELSYLPNPWHCEPEEVEPATPFRIGDRVCVKRSVAEPRYAWGGETHHSVGKISEIENDGLLIIEIPNRPIPWQADPSDMEKIDDFKVGDWVRVKASVSSPKYGWEDITRNSVGVMHSLDEDGDVGIAFCFRSKPFSCSVTDIEKVVPFHVGQEIHMIPSIAQPRLGWSNETPATIGKIMRIDMDGTLSAQVTGRQTLWKVSPGDAELLSGFEVGDWVRSKPSLGSRPSYDWFSVGRDSIAVVHSIQEAGYLELACCFRKGRWSTHYTDLEKIPALKAGQFVRFQKGLTEPRWGWRGAKPDSRGIITTVHADGEVRVAFFGLPGLWKGDPADLEVERMFEVGEWVRLKEGVPSWKSIGSGSVGVVHGVGYEGDEWDGTISVSFCGEQERWTGSFTHLEKAKKLAVGQKTRVKLAVKQPRFGWSGHSHGSIGTIAAIDADGKLRIYTPAGSKTWMLDPSEVETIEEEEVKIGDWVRVKPSITTPTYQWGEVNPSSIGVVHRMEDGDLWVSFCFLDRLWLCKAVEMERIRPFGIGDKVKIKNGLVTPRWGWGMETHASKGHVVGVDANGKLRIKFLWREGRPWIGDPADIVLDEPSG, from the exons ATGGTCGGGGCGGCGAAGAAGATGAAGGTCCCGTGCTGTTCCGTGTGCCACACTCGGTACAACGAGGACGAGAGAGTCCCTCTCCTCCTCCAATGCGGACACGGCTTCTGCAAAGACTGCCTCTCCAAGAtgttctcctcctcctccgacaCCTCCCTCCCTTGCCCCCGCTGCCGCCACGTGTCGATCGTCGGTAACTCCGTCCAGGGCCTCAGGAAGAACTTCGCCATGCTCGCCCTCATCACCGCctccggcggcggcggcggcggggACTTCGATTGCGATTACACTGATTCCGATgacgaagacgaagaagaagacgaagctGATGACTGTTACGGTGCTTCTTCTAGCTCCCGTGGTGGTGATGGTAAGGGCTCGTGTGGGCCTGTGATTGAGGTGGGAGCTCACCCGGAGGTGAAGCTTGCGAAGCGGATTggggaggaagaggaggaaggaggaggaggtgttGAGATGTGGGACGCGACGGTTGCGGGGAGGAGGTGTAAGCACCGTGTGGCGGTGAAGAAGGTGACTTTGACGGAGGAGATGGATGTGGATTGGATGCAGGGACAGCTGGAGGGTCTGAGGAAGGCTTCAATGTGGTGTAGGAATGTTTGTACTTTCCATGGGGTTGTCAAGATGGATGGATCTTTGTGTCTGTTGATGGATCGGTGCTTTGGTTCTGTTCAGTCTGAGATGGAACGTAATGAAGGGAGGCTCACTTTAGAGCAGATCCTAAG ATATGGGGCGGATGTTGCTAGAGGGGTAGCAGAGCTCCACGCAGCAGGTGTTATATGTATGAACATAAAACCTTCTAATCTTCTGCTGGACGCGAGTGGCAACGCCGTGGTTTCTGATTATGGCCTCGCTCCCATTTTGAAGAAGCCAACGTGGCAGAAAACTCGACCGGAGTTTGATTCCTCGAAAGTCACTCCGTGCAGCACGGACTGTGTAACACTCAGTCCACACTACACCGCGCCGGAGGCTTGGGGGCCAGTGAAAAAACTGTTTTGGGAGGATGCGAGTGGCGTATCTCCGGAGTCAGATGCCTGGAGTTTTGGTTGCACGTTGGTTGAGATGTGCACTGGCTCCACACC GTGGGATGGTCTTAGTAGAGAAGAAATTTTCCAAGCTGTTGTGAAAGCTCGGAAAGTGCCACCACAGTATGAACGTATAGTGGGTGTGGGGATTCCTCGAGAGTTGTGGAAGATGATTGGTGAATGTCTTCAGTTTAAACCGTCGAAGAGACCAACTTTTAATGCAATGCTTGCTACCTTTCTTCGTCATTTGCAAGAGATACCACGCAGCCCTTCAGCAAGCCCTGATAA TGGGTTTATCAAAGTGTGTGGAGTAAATGTTGTAGAAGAAACTCGCGCGACTAACATGGGGGTCTTACCAGATAACCCTATCAACCTACATCGGGTTGTTTTGGAAGGAGACTCTGAGGGTGTAAG AAATATACTAGCAAAGGCTGCAACTGGAAGCGGTGGAAGCTCTGTGAGGTTTCTATTAGAGGCGCAAAACGCTGACGGTCAATCTGCTCTTCACTTAGCTTGCAGGCGTGGCAGTGTCGAGCTTGTGGAGGCTATACTGGAGTATGGGGAGGCGAATGTAGATATTGTGGACAAAGATGGGGATCCTCCTCTTGTATTTGCTTTGGCAGCTGGATCTCCACAATGTGTTCATGTTCTCATTAGAAAAGGTGCTAACGTTAGGTCTAGACTGCGGGAAGGATCAGGTCCATCTGTTGCTCATGTTTGTTCGTATCATGGCCAACCTGATTGTATGCGT GAATTGCTGGTAGCTGGAGCTGATCCAAATGCAGTGGATGATGAAGGTGAAACTGTACTTCATCGAGCTGTTACCAAGAAGTACACAGATTGCGCCATTGTTATATTGGAAAATGGGGGATCTAGATCAATGGCCGTTTCAAATGCAAAGGGCCTGAC accGTTACATATGTGTGTATCAACATGGAATGTTGCTGTTATCAAGCGCTGGGTGGAAGTTTCCAGCCCAGAAGAAATTTCTCAGGCAATAAACATCCCAAGTCCAGTTGGCACTGCTCTATGTATGGCTGCTGCTATAAGGAAGGATCATGAAAAGG GTAGAGAGCTAGTTCAAATATTGCTTGCGGCTGGGGCAGATCCAACTGCGCAAGATGCTCAGCATGGGCGAACAGCGTTGCATACTGCTGCTATGGCTAACAATGTGGAACTTGTGAGA GTCATTCTAGATGCTGGTGTGAATGCTAACATCCGGAATGTTCACAATACAATTCCCCTTCACATGGCTTTGGCCAGAGGGGCGAACGCCTGTGTTAGCCTACTTCTAGAGTCTGGCTCGGACTGCAACATACAG GATGACGAAGGAGACAACGCATTCCATATagcagcagatgcagcaaagATGATACGTGAAAACCTTGATTGGTTAATTGTGATGCTAAAGAGACCTGATGCTGCTGTGGATGTCAGAAACCACAG TGGCAAGACAGTACGTGACTTCTTAGAAGCCCTTCCAAGGGAATGGATTTCAGAGGATCTAATGGAGGCACTTTTAAAAAGGGGAGTTCATCTATCACCTACAAT CTATGAGATAGGGGATTGGGTGAAGTTCAAGAGAGGCATAACAACACCCTTACATGGATGGCAAGGTGCTAAGCCTAAGAGTGTTGGGTTTGTGCAAACCATTCTTGAGAAGGAGGACATGATTGTCGCATTTTGTTCTGGTGAAGCTCGTGTGCTGGCAAGTGAAGTTGTTAAGTTGATTCCGTTGGACAGGGGCCAGCATGTAAGACTCAGAAATGATGTTAAAGAACCAAG GTTTGGTTGGCGTGGCCAGTCACGCGATAGTGTCGGTACTGTTTTATGTGTTGATGAGGATGGGATCCTACGAGTTGGGTTTCCTGGAGCATCTCGAGGCTGGAAAGCTGATCCTGCCGAAATGGAACGTGTGGAAGAGTTCAAAGTTGGGGACTGGGTCCGTATTCGTCAGAACCTGACTTCAGCAAAACATGGTTTTGGATCTGTTGTCCCAGGGAGTATGGGGATTGTTTATTGTGTGAGGCCAGATAGCAGCCTCCTCGTGGAGCTGAGTTATCTTCCAAATCCCTGGCACTGTGAGCCTGAAGAAGTTGAACCTGCTACTCCCTTTAGG ATTGGTGATCGGGTGTGCGTAAAGCGGTCAGTTGCTGAACCTCGATATGCTTGGGGTGGTGAGACTCACCACAGTGTTGGCAAAATTAGTGAAATAGAGAATGATGGTCTCCTTATAATTGAAATACCAAACCGACCTATACCGTGGCAGGCAGATCCTTCAGACATGGAAAAGATTGATGATTTCAAG GTTGGTGACTGGGTCAGAGTGAAGGCGTCAGTTTCTTCCCCAAAATATGGATGGGAAGACATTACTCGAAACAGTGTTGGCGTGATGCACAGCTTAGACGAAGATGGGGATGTGGGCATAGCTTTCTGTTTCAGGAGCAAGCCGTTTTCATGTTCGGTGACAGATATTGAAAAAGTTGTACCGTTTCATGTGGGGCAAGAGATTCATATGATACCATCTATAGCTCAACCACGACTTGGATGGTCAAATGAGACTCCAGCAACTATTGGTAAAATTATGAGGATCGACATGGATGGGACTCTGAgt GCACAGGTGACTGGTAGACAGACGTTGTGGAAGGTCTCACCTGGAGATGCAGAGCTGCTATCAGGTTTTGAAGTCGGAGATTGGGTGCGCTCAAAACCAAGCCTAGGAAGCAGACCAAGCTATGATTGGTTTAGTGTAGGAAGGGACAGTATTGCCGTTGTTCATAGCATACAGGAAGCAGGTTACTTGGAGCTGGCTTGTTGTTTCCGGAAAGGAAGATGGAGTACTCATTACACAGATTTAGAGAAGATCCCAGCTTTGAAAGCCGGCCAGTTTGTGCGTTTCCAGAAGGGCTTAACAGAACCAAGATGGGGCTGGAGAGGAGCTAAGCCTGATTCTCGAGGCATCATAACGACTGTTCACGCTGATGGAGAGGTAAGAGTTGCTTTCTTTGGATTGCCTGGGCTGTGGAAAGGAGATCCAGCAGACTTAGAAGTGGAGCGTATGTTTGAGGTTGGAGAATGGGTAAGACTTAAAGAAGGTGTTCCTAGTTGGAAGTCCATTGGATCAGGAAGTGTTGGTGTAGTCCATGGAGTAGGATATGAGGGAGACGAGTGGGACGGAACCATATCTGTTTCCTTTTGTGGAGAGCAAGAGAGATGGACAGGGTCCTTTACGCATCTAGAGAAAGCAAAGAAGCTTGCAGTCGGACAAAAAACTCGAGTCAAACTGGCAGTGAAACAGCCTAGGTTTGGTTGGTCAGGTCATAGCCACGGGAGTATAGGAACCATAGCAGCGATTGATGCGGATGGTAAGCTAAGGATATACACACCAGCCGGCTCTAAAACATGGATGCTAGACCCATCAGAAGTGGAAAccatagaagaagaagaggtcaAGATAGGGGACTGGGTCAGGGTAAAGCCGAGCATCACAACACCCACTTACCAGTGGGGAGAAGTGAACCCTTCAAGCATAGGAGTGGTTCACAGAATGGAGGATGGAGACTTGTGGGTATCTTTCTGTTTCCTAGACAGGCTATGGCTTTGCAAAGCCGTGGAAATGGAACGTATAAGACCGTTTGGAATCGGAGACAAGGTTAAGATAAAGAACGGACTGGTTACACCTCGGTGGGGTTGGGGAATGGAGACGCATGCAAGTAAAGGACATGTTGTGGGTGTTGATGCTAATGGGAAGCTGAGAATAAAATTCCTCTGGAGAGAAGGCCGGCCATGGATCGGTGATCCTGCTGACATCGTTCTAGATGAACCTTCTGGCTGA
- the LOC108847073 gene encoding E3 ubiquitin-protein ligase KEG isoform X1, with protein sequence MVGAAKKMKVPCCSVCHTRYNEDERVPLLLQCGHGFCKDCLSKMFSSSSDTSLPCPRCRHVSIVGNSVQGLRKNFAMLALITASGGGGGGDFDCDYTDSDDEDEEEDEADDCYGASSSSRGGDGKGSCGPVIEVGAHPEVKLAKRIGEEEEEGGGGVEMWDATVAGRRCKHRVAVKKVTLTEEMDVDWMQGQLEGLRKASMWCRNVCTFHGVVKMDGSLCLLMDRCFGSVQSEMERNEGRLTLEQILRYGADVARGVAELHAAGVICMNIKPSNLLLDASGNAVVSDYGLAPILKKPTWQKTRPEFDSSKVTPCSTDCVTLSPHYTAPEAWGPVKKLFWEDASGVSPESDAWSFGCTLVEMCTGSTPWDGLSREEIFQAVVKARKVPPQYERIVGVGIPRELWKMIGECLQFKPSKRPTFNAMLATFLRHLQEIPRSPSASPDNGFIKVCGVNVVEETRATNMGVLPDNPINLHRVVLEGDSEGVRNILAKAATGSGGSSVRFLLEAQNADGQSALHLACRRGSVELVEAILEYGEANVDIVDKDGDPPLVFALAAGSPQCVHVLIRKGANVRSRLREGSGPSVAHVCSYHGQPDCMRELLVAGADPNAVDDEGETVLHRAVTKKYTDCAIVILENGGSRSMAVSNAKGLTPLHMCVSTWNVAVIKRWVEVSSPEEISQAINIPSPVGTALCMAAAIRKDHEKEGRELVQILLAAGADPTAQDAQHGRTALHTAAMANNVELVRVILDAGVNANIRNVHNTIPLHMALARGANACVSLLLESGSDCNIQDDEGDNAFHIAADAAKMIRENLDWLIVMLKRPDAAVDVRNHSGKTVRDFLEALPREWISEDLMEALLKRGVHLSPTIYEIGDWVKFKRGITTPLHGWQGAKPKSVGFVQTILEKEDMIVAFCSGEARVLASEVVKLIPLDRGQHVRLRNDVKEPRFGWRGQSRDSVGTVLCVDEDGILRVGFPGASRGWKADPAEMERVEEFKVGDWVRIRQNLTSAKHGFGSVVPGSMGIVYCVRPDSSLLVELSYLPNPWHCEPEEVEPATPFRIGDRVCVKRSVAEPRYAWGGETHHSVGKISEIENDGLLIIEIPNRPIPWQADPSDMEKIDDFKVGDWVRVKASVSSPKYGWEDITRNSVGVMHSLDEDGDVGIAFCFRSKPFSCSVTDIEKVVPFHVGQEIHMIPSIAQPRLGWSNETPATIGKIMRIDMDGTLSAQVTGRQTLWKVSPGDAELLSGFEVGDWVRSKPSLGSRPSYDWFSVGRDSIAVVHSIQEAGYLELACCFRKGRWSTHYTDLEKIPALKAGQFVRFQKGLTEPRWGWRGAKPDSRGIITTVHADGEVRVAFFGLPGLWKGDPADLEVERMFEVGEWVRLKEGVPSWKSIGSGSVGVVHGVGYEGDEWDGTISVSFCGEQERWTGSFTHLEKAKKLAVGQKTRVKLAVKQPRFGWSGHSHGSIGTIAAIDADGKLRIYTPAGSKTWMLDPSEVETIEEEEVKIGDWVRVKPSITTPTYQWGEVNPSSIGVVHRMEDGDLWVSFCFLDRLWLCKAVEMERIRPFGIGDKVKIKNGLVTPRWGWGMETHASKGHVVGVDANGKLRIKFLWREGRPWIGDPADIVLDEPSG encoded by the exons ATGGTCGGGGCGGCGAAGAAGATGAAGGTCCCGTGCTGTTCCGTGTGCCACACTCGGTACAACGAGGACGAGAGAGTCCCTCTCCTCCTCCAATGCGGACACGGCTTCTGCAAAGACTGCCTCTCCAAGAtgttctcctcctcctccgacaCCTCCCTCCCTTGCCCCCGCTGCCGCCACGTGTCGATCGTCGGTAACTCCGTCCAGGGCCTCAGGAAGAACTTCGCCATGCTCGCCCTCATCACCGCctccggcggcggcggcggcggggACTTCGATTGCGATTACACTGATTCCGATgacgaagacgaagaagaagacgaagctGATGACTGTTACGGTGCTTCTTCTAGCTCCCGTGGTGGTGATGGTAAGGGCTCGTGTGGGCCTGTGATTGAGGTGGGAGCTCACCCGGAGGTGAAGCTTGCGAAGCGGATTggggaggaagaggaggaaggaggaggaggtgttGAGATGTGGGACGCGACGGTTGCGGGGAGGAGGTGTAAGCACCGTGTGGCGGTGAAGAAGGTGACTTTGACGGAGGAGATGGATGTGGATTGGATGCAGGGACAGCTGGAGGGTCTGAGGAAGGCTTCAATGTGGTGTAGGAATGTTTGTACTTTCCATGGGGTTGTCAAGATGGATGGATCTTTGTGTCTGTTGATGGATCGGTGCTTTGGTTCTGTTCAGTCTGAGATGGAACGTAATGAAGGGAGGCTCACTTTAGAGCAGATCCTAAG ATATGGGGCGGATGTTGCTAGAGGGGTAGCAGAGCTCCACGCAGCAGGTGTTATATGTATGAACATAAAACCTTCTAATCTTCTGCTGGACGCGAGTGGCAACGCCGTGGTTTCTGATTATGGCCTCGCTCCCATTTTGAAGAAGCCAACGTGGCAGAAAACTCGACCGGAGTTTGATTCCTCGAAAGTCACTCCGTGCAGCACGGACTGTGTAACACTCAGTCCACACTACACCGCGCCGGAGGCTTGGGGGCCAGTGAAAAAACTGTTTTGGGAGGATGCGAGTGGCGTATCTCCGGAGTCAGATGCCTGGAGTTTTGGTTGCACGTTGGTTGAGATGTGCACTGGCTCCACACC GTGGGATGGTCTTAGTAGAGAAGAAATTTTCCAAGCTGTTGTGAAAGCTCGGAAAGTGCCACCACAGTATGAACGTATAGTGGGTGTGGGGATTCCTCGAGAGTTGTGGAAGATGATTGGTGAATGTCTTCAGTTTAAACCGTCGAAGAGACCAACTTTTAATGCAATGCTTGCTACCTTTCTTCGTCATTTGCAAGAGATACCACGCAGCCCTTCAGCAAGCCCTGATAA TGGGTTTATCAAAGTGTGTGGAGTAAATGTTGTAGAAGAAACTCGCGCGACTAACATGGGGGTCTTACCAGATAACCCTATCAACCTACATCGGGTTGTTTTGGAAGGAGACTCTGAGGGTGTAAG AAATATACTAGCAAAGGCTGCAACTGGAAGCGGTGGAAGCTCTGTGAGGTTTCTATTAGAGGCGCAAAACGCTGACGGTCAATCTGCTCTTCACTTAGCTTGCAGGCGTGGCAGTGTCGAGCTTGTGGAGGCTATACTGGAGTATGGGGAGGCGAATGTAGATATTGTGGACAAAGATGGGGATCCTCCTCTTGTATTTGCTTTGGCAGCTGGATCTCCACAATGTGTTCATGTTCTCATTAGAAAAGGTGCTAACGTTAGGTCTAGACTGCGGGAAGGATCAGGTCCATCTGTTGCTCATGTTTGTTCGTATCATGGCCAACCTGATTGTATGCGT GAATTGCTGGTAGCTGGAGCTGATCCAAATGCAGTGGATGATGAAGGTGAAACTGTACTTCATCGAGCTGTTACCAAGAAGTACACAGATTGCGCCATTGTTATATTGGAAAATGGGGGATCTAGATCAATGGCCGTTTCAAATGCAAAGGGCCTGAC accGTTACATATGTGTGTATCAACATGGAATGTTGCTGTTATCAAGCGCTGGGTGGAAGTTTCCAGCCCAGAAGAAATTTCTCAGGCAATAAACATCCCAAGTCCAGTTGGCACTGCTCTATGTATGGCTGCTGCTATAAGGAAGGATCATGAAAAGG AAGGTAGAGAGCTAGTTCAAATATTGCTTGCGGCTGGGGCAGATCCAACTGCGCAAGATGCTCAGCATGGGCGAACAGCGTTGCATACTGCTGCTATGGCTAACAATGTGGAACTTGTGAGA GTCATTCTAGATGCTGGTGTGAATGCTAACATCCGGAATGTTCACAATACAATTCCCCTTCACATGGCTTTGGCCAGAGGGGCGAACGCCTGTGTTAGCCTACTTCTAGAGTCTGGCTCGGACTGCAACATACAG GATGACGAAGGAGACAACGCATTCCATATagcagcagatgcagcaaagATGATACGTGAAAACCTTGATTGGTTAATTGTGATGCTAAAGAGACCTGATGCTGCTGTGGATGTCAGAAACCACAG TGGCAAGACAGTACGTGACTTCTTAGAAGCCCTTCCAAGGGAATGGATTTCAGAGGATCTAATGGAGGCACTTTTAAAAAGGGGAGTTCATCTATCACCTACAAT CTATGAGATAGGGGATTGGGTGAAGTTCAAGAGAGGCATAACAACACCCTTACATGGATGGCAAGGTGCTAAGCCTAAGAGTGTTGGGTTTGTGCAAACCATTCTTGAGAAGGAGGACATGATTGTCGCATTTTGTTCTGGTGAAGCTCGTGTGCTGGCAAGTGAAGTTGTTAAGTTGATTCCGTTGGACAGGGGCCAGCATGTAAGACTCAGAAATGATGTTAAAGAACCAAG GTTTGGTTGGCGTGGCCAGTCACGCGATAGTGTCGGTACTGTTTTATGTGTTGATGAGGATGGGATCCTACGAGTTGGGTTTCCTGGAGCATCTCGAGGCTGGAAAGCTGATCCTGCCGAAATGGAACGTGTGGAAGAGTTCAAAGTTGGGGACTGGGTCCGTATTCGTCAGAACCTGACTTCAGCAAAACATGGTTTTGGATCTGTTGTCCCAGGGAGTATGGGGATTGTTTATTGTGTGAGGCCAGATAGCAGCCTCCTCGTGGAGCTGAGTTATCTTCCAAATCCCTGGCACTGTGAGCCTGAAGAAGTTGAACCTGCTACTCCCTTTAGG ATTGGTGATCGGGTGTGCGTAAAGCGGTCAGTTGCTGAACCTCGATATGCTTGGGGTGGTGAGACTCACCACAGTGTTGGCAAAATTAGTGAAATAGAGAATGATGGTCTCCTTATAATTGAAATACCAAACCGACCTATACCGTGGCAGGCAGATCCTTCAGACATGGAAAAGATTGATGATTTCAAG GTTGGTGACTGGGTCAGAGTGAAGGCGTCAGTTTCTTCCCCAAAATATGGATGGGAAGACATTACTCGAAACAGTGTTGGCGTGATGCACAGCTTAGACGAAGATGGGGATGTGGGCATAGCTTTCTGTTTCAGGAGCAAGCCGTTTTCATGTTCGGTGACAGATATTGAAAAAGTTGTACCGTTTCATGTGGGGCAAGAGATTCATATGATACCATCTATAGCTCAACCACGACTTGGATGGTCAAATGAGACTCCAGCAACTATTGGTAAAATTATGAGGATCGACATGGATGGGACTCTGAgt GCACAGGTGACTGGTAGACAGACGTTGTGGAAGGTCTCACCTGGAGATGCAGAGCTGCTATCAGGTTTTGAAGTCGGAGATTGGGTGCGCTCAAAACCAAGCCTAGGAAGCAGACCAAGCTATGATTGGTTTAGTGTAGGAAGGGACAGTATTGCCGTTGTTCATAGCATACAGGAAGCAGGTTACTTGGAGCTGGCTTGTTGTTTCCGGAAAGGAAGATGGAGTACTCATTACACAGATTTAGAGAAGATCCCAGCTTTGAAAGCCGGCCAGTTTGTGCGTTTCCAGAAGGGCTTAACAGAACCAAGATGGGGCTGGAGAGGAGCTAAGCCTGATTCTCGAGGCATCATAACGACTGTTCACGCTGATGGAGAGGTAAGAGTTGCTTTCTTTGGATTGCCTGGGCTGTGGAAAGGAGATCCAGCAGACTTAGAAGTGGAGCGTATGTTTGAGGTTGGAGAATGGGTAAGACTTAAAGAAGGTGTTCCTAGTTGGAAGTCCATTGGATCAGGAAGTGTTGGTGTAGTCCATGGAGTAGGATATGAGGGAGACGAGTGGGACGGAACCATATCTGTTTCCTTTTGTGGAGAGCAAGAGAGATGGACAGGGTCCTTTACGCATCTAGAGAAAGCAAAGAAGCTTGCAGTCGGACAAAAAACTCGAGTCAAACTGGCAGTGAAACAGCCTAGGTTTGGTTGGTCAGGTCATAGCCACGGGAGTATAGGAACCATAGCAGCGATTGATGCGGATGGTAAGCTAAGGATATACACACCAGCCGGCTCTAAAACATGGATGCTAGACCCATCAGAAGTGGAAAccatagaagaagaagaggtcaAGATAGGGGACTGGGTCAGGGTAAAGCCGAGCATCACAACACCCACTTACCAGTGGGGAGAAGTGAACCCTTCAAGCATAGGAGTGGTTCACAGAATGGAGGATGGAGACTTGTGGGTATCTTTCTGTTTCCTAGACAGGCTATGGCTTTGCAAAGCCGTGGAAATGGAACGTATAAGACCGTTTGGAATCGGAGACAAGGTTAAGATAAAGAACGGACTGGTTACACCTCGGTGGGGTTGGGGAATGGAGACGCATGCAAGTAAAGGACATGTTGTGGGTGTTGATGCTAATGGGAAGCTGAGAATAAAATTCCTCTGGAGAGAAGGCCGGCCATGGATCGGTGATCCTGCTGACATCGTTCTAGATGAACCTTCTGGCTGA